In Deinococcus irradiatisoli, the genomic stretch AGTCCGATGCCGTGCTCGCCGCTGCAGGTGCCGCCGAGCTGCAGCGCCCGGTCCACCATCTCGTCGTAGGTGGCGTGAATTTTGTTCCAGCTCTCCTGGTCCTCGGGGCGGGCGTGAAACAGCACATGAAAGTTGCCGTCGCCGACGTGTCCCACCACGCTGCCCTGCAGGCCGCGCTGGTCGCAGCGGGCACGCGTGAAGGCGATCATTTCGGCCAGGCGGTGCAGCGGCACGCACAGATCGGTGTTGAGGCGCTCGTCTTCGGGATACAGGGCGCACATGGCGTAGTAGGCGTGGTGGCGCGCTTCCCAGAGCTGCTGGCGCTCGGCGGCGCTCGACGCCACTTCCAGACCCTGCGCCCCGGCCTCGCGGCAGACCTCCTGGCACAGGTGGAGCGCTTCCCCGAGGCCCGCCGCCGTGGACGCGGCCAGCTCGATCCAGAGGGTCGGCGCTTCGGGATAAGCCGTGCCCTTATGGCGGTTGACGGCGTGGAGTTCGTGCTCGTCCATCAGTTCGAGCCGCTCGGGTTGCAGCGCGGCGGCCATGATGCTGGCGGCGCACACGGCGGCCTGCTCGATGCTGGCAAAGTGGCAGCGCAGCACCGCCACCTCGGCCGGCAGGGGGTGCAGCTTGACGGTCAGCTCGGTGATGATGCCCAGCGTGCCCTCGGCCCCGATGAACAGGTTCTTGAGGTCGTAGCCGGCGCTGGTCTTGCGCGCCTTGCTGCCCACCCGGATCACCCGGCCGTCGAGCAGCGCCACCCGCAGTTCCAGCACGTTGTCGCGGGTGGTGCCATAGCGCAGCGCCGCCGTGCCGGACGCGTTGGTGGACGCCATGCCGCCCAGGGTCGCCTCGGCCCCCGGGTCCACCGGAAAGAACAGCCCGTGCGGGCGCAGCCGCCGGTTGAGCGCCGGATAGGTCACGCCCGGCTGCACGGTGGCCTGAAAGCCGCTGGGGTGAATGGCCAGCACTTCACTCAGCCCGTTCACGTCCAGCGAGAGGCCGCCGCGTACCGGAATCACCTGGCCTTCCAGACTGCTGCCGGCAGCGAACGGCGTCACCGGAAAGCGGTACTGCCGGGCCAGCGCCAGTGCCGCGCAGATGTCGGCCTCGCTGCGGGCGAACAGCACCGCGTGGGGCGGCACCACCTCCGGGTGGCTTTCGTCGCGGCCGTGCGTTTCCAGAACGGCCGGCGCGGTGCTGAGCTGCTCGCCGAAGCGGGCGCGAAGGGCCTGGAGGGCGTCTGGGTTCATGCGGGTCTCCTGAAGGGCAAGGCAAGGCGGTGGACGAGCAGACAAGCGAGTTGATTTCTATGCAACCTGCTCTTAAGGTGTGCATAAGTTTACACCACCCCGGAGGAAATCCCATGAACAAAATGTTGATCTGCGCCGCGCTCAGCTGCTTTGCCCTCGCCGCCCAGGCCACGGCGGCCTCCTGCCTGGCCGACGTGAAAGCGGGCGGCCTGAGCGTCGTGACCAGCCCGGATTACCCGCCCTTCGAATCGCTCGACAAGAGCAACAAGATCGTCGGTTTCGACATCGACCTGATCAACCTGGTGGGGCAGCAGATGGGCGTCAAGGTCAACGTGGTGGGGCAGAGCTTCGACGGCCTGATCCCTTCGCTGCTGGCCCGCAAGGCCGATCTGGTGGCCGCCGGCATCACCATCACCGACGAGCGCAAGAAGAGCGTGGCCTTCTCGCTGCCGTACATCTCCGGCCCCAACGCCATCGTGGTCCGCAAGGAAACCACCGGCATCAAGAAGCTCGCCGATCTGGCCGGCAAGAGCGTGGCCGTGCAGCTCGGCACCGCCCAGGAAAAGCTGGTGGGCGACGTGAAGGGCGCCAACGTCAAGTCGTACAACCTCTACACCGACGCCGCGCTGGCGGTGCAGACCCGCCAGGCCGACGCGATGGTGCTGCATAAAACGGTGGCCGACACCTTCGTGAAAATCTACCCGGACCTCAAGATCGTGGGCACCCTCGGTTCCCTGAGAACCGCCTTTGCCATGCGCAAGGACTGCGCCGACCTGACCAACCGGGTCAACGCCGCCCTGATTCAGCTGCGCAACTCCGGCGAGATGGACAAGCTCGTGACCAAGTGGTTCAAGTAAAGCCCGCCGCTCAGGTGGCCTGAATGGACTTCGACTTAATTCGCCAGAACCTGCCGTTCCTGCTGCAGGGTGCCGGCATGACCCTCAAGATCACGGCGCTCTCGCTTTTCTTCGGGGTGTTGCTCGGCACGTTGGTGGCACTGGCCCGGCTGGCGCCGCTGAAATGGCTCTCGGCGCTGGCGCTGGCCTACATCGAGCTGGTGCGCGGCACGCCGCTCTTGGTGCAGATTTTCCTGATCTTTTTTGGGCTGCCGCAACTCTTGCAGCAGCCGATCAACGAATTTCTGGCCGGCGTGATCGCCTTCAGCATCAACTCCAGCGCCTACGTGGCCGAGATCGTGCGCTCCGGCATTCAGGGGGTGGCGCGCGGTCAGACCGAGGCCTCACTCTCGATCGGCTTTTCGCCCACCGAGACGCTGCGCTACATCGTCTTGCCGCAGGCCTTCACGCGGGTGTTGCCGCCGCTGGTCAACGAGGCCATCAGCCTGCTGAAAAACTCCTCGCTGCTGTCGGCCATCGCCATCGTGGAACTCACCCGCAGCGGGCAGCTGGTCGCCAGCCGCACCTACAAGCCGTTCGAGATGTATCTGGCGGTGTCGGTGATCTACCTCCTGATGACCTTGCTGCTGAGCTTTGTCGCCCGGCGCATGGAAGCCCGCTGGCAGGTGCGCTGACATGGCGCTCGGAACGGCGGCGCAAGCGGAGGTGCATATCGGTGCCCGGCTGCGCGCCGCCCGCAAGCACAAGCGCCTGACGCTGGAACAGGTGGTGCAGCAGACCGGCCTGGACAAATCGTTTCTCAGCCGCCTGGAGCGCGACCTCGCCACGCCCTCGGTCGCCACGCTGGTCAAGGTCTGCGCGGCGCTAGGCATCCGGCCCGGCGAGCTGTTCGGGCCGCCACAAAGCCGCCTGACCCGTGCCGCCGACGCCCCGGCGGTCAATTTCGGCGGGGTGGGGGTGCAGGAGCGGCTGCTCTCGCAGGGACTCAGCGGCGAGGTGATGGTGCTCCGGTCGCTGATCGCGCCGGGCGGGCACGGCGGCGAGGAACTCTACACCCTCGACGCCGACGTGACGTTCGTGACGGTGCTGCGTGGCCGGCTGGAAGTGATCATCGAGGACGCCCACTACTTTCTGGACGAGGGCGACAGCATCACCCTCTCGTCGCGCATTCCGCACAACTGGCGCAACCCCGAGGCCCGCGAAGTGGAAGTGTTGTGGGTCACCAGTCCGTTTTTGTGAGGCCGGGCCCGTGAGGTCAACGTGACAGATATTCTCCAGATTCAGGGCGTCAGCAAGTGGTTCGGTTCCTTGCAGGTGCTCAAGAACGTCAATCTCAACGTGGCGGCGGGCCAGAAGATCGTGGTGATCGGTCCCTCGGGGTCCGGTAAGAGCACCCTGATCCGCTGCGTCAACAAGCTCGAAGCCTTTCAGCAAGGCGAGATCTACGTCGGCGGTCAGGCCCTGTCCGGTGTGCGGCGCATGGAAGCGGTGCGCCGCGACGTGGGCATGGTGTTTCAGCAGTTCAACCTCTTTCCGCACCTCAGCATCTTGAAAAACGTGACGCTGGGGCCGATCAAGTTGCGCGGCCTGCCGGCCCCCGAAGCCGAGCAGCGGGCGCTGGAACTACTGGCGCGGGTGGGGATCGAGGAGCAGGCCGGCAAGTACCCGGCGCAGCTCTCGGGCGGGCAGCAGCAGCGGGTGGCGATCGCCCGAGCGCTGGCGATGGACCCCAAAGTGATGCTCTTCGACGAGCCCACCTCGGCCCTCGACCCCGAGATGGTGGGCGAGGTGCTGGACGTGATGCGCGACCTGGCGCGCGGCGGCATGACCATGATCGTGGTGACGCACGAGATGGGCTTTGCCCGCGAGGTCGCCGACCGGGTGGTGTTCATGGACAAGGGCGAACTGCTCGAGGACGCCCCGCCCGCCGAGTTCTTCGCCGCGCCGCGCCTGGAGCGCACCCGCACCTTCTTGCAGCGGGTCGCGCACCACTAGGAGGGCTTTGTTCATGCTCAAAAGCGTTCAAACTTCGCTGGCCGAGGGCGTCATCGAATTGGGGGTGGGCCACCCGACCCTCCAGATGCTGCCGCTGCGCGAGCTCCAGCAGGCCAGCGCCCACCGCTTTGCCCAGGACGACCCGTCGTTCCTGCAATACGGCGCCGAACTCGGGGACGGCCCGCTGCGCCAGGTGCTCGCGCAGTTCCTGGGCCGGCAATACGGTCTGCCGGTGGCGGCCCAGGAACTGCTGATCTCCGGCGGCGTGTCGCAGGCGCTCGATCTGGTGTGCGCCATGTTCACCCGCCCCGGCGACACCGTCTTCGTGGAAGACCCGACCTACTTTCTGGCGCTGGGCATCTTCCGCGACCACCAGCTGCGCGTGGTGGGCCTGCCGATGGACGGGGGCGGCCTGAACGTGGAGGCGCTGCCGGCCCTGATCGCCGAGCACCGGCCCCGGCTGCTCTACACCATTCCCACCCACCAGAACCCCAGCGGCACCACCCTGAGCCTGGAGCGCCGGGAAGCGCTGGTGCGGCTGGCCCAGCAACACGACTTCATGGTCGTGGCCGACGAGGTCTATCACCTGCTGACCTACGGCGAAGCGCCGCCGCCGCCCTTCTCGGCCTGGGTGGGCAGCGGGCAGGTGCTGAGCCTGGGCTCGTTTTCCAAGATCCTGGCGCCGGGGTTGCGGCTCGGCTGGATTCACGGGCTGCCCGGGCACCTCGAACGGCTGGCGGCCAATGGCGTGATCGCCAGCGGCGGCGGCCTGAGCCCGCTGAGCGCGGCACTGGCCCGCAGCGCCATCGAGCTGAGGTTGCTGGACCCGTACCTGGAGCAGCTGCGCGCCACCTTCCGGGAGCGTGCGCGGGCGCTCGGCGAAGCCCTGGAGACGCTGGCGCCGCTGGGCCTGAGCTTTCAGGCACCGCAGGGCGGCTATTTCATCTGGATCACCTTGCCGCCGGGGGTCGACAGCGCGGCGCTGCTGGAGGAAGCGGTGCGCGTGGGGGTACGCTTTCAGCCGGGCAACCGGTTCTCGCCGGGCGAAATGCAGGGCCGGCACGCCCGGCTGTGTTTCGCCTACTACGGCGAGGACGAGCTGCGCGAGGGCGTGCGGCGGCTGGGCCAAGCGCTGGAGCGCCTGCTCGCTTCTCCGTAAGGAAGGGGTGGGTCAGTCGGGCGCCGAGAGCGGCAGACTGAACGAGAAGCTCGCGCCCGCGTCAGGGCCGCTCTCGGCCCAGACCCGGCCGCCGTGGCGCGAGACGATCCGCCGGACGTTCGCCAGCCCGATGCCGGTGCCCTCGAAATCTCCCGGATGGTGCAGCCGCTGAAAGGCGCCGAATAGTTTGTGGGCGTACTGCGGATCGAAGCCCACGCCGTTGTCTTTGACCGTGACGATCTGCTCATCCCCCTGCCGACGCGAACTCACCTCGATGACGGGCCGCGCCTGCCGGCGGGTGTACTTGAGGGCATTGTCGAGCAGGTTCTGCAACACCAGCCTCAGCAGGGCGCGGTCGCCTTCTACCGTCGGCAGGGGAGCAAAGCGCCACTCGATGTCGCGGCCCGCCGTGACGAAGATCAGGCTCTGCACCGTCTCCTGAAGCAGCGCGTCGAGGTTCACCTGGGCTTTGTTCATCTGCAGGCGGCTGCCCCGCGAGAGGTCGAGCAGGCCGTCGATGGTGGCGTTCATGCGCCCGGCGGCCTGCTGAATCTGCGCGAGCATGGTGTGTGAGCGCTCGTCGTCGGGCCCCAGGCGCCGCGAGAGCAGCTCGGAAAAGCTGATGATGTGGCGCATGGGCGTGCGCAGGTCGTGCGAAGCCGAGTAGGCGAAGGCTTCCAGATCGGCGTTGACTTCTTCGAGTTCGCGGGTGCGCTCCAAGACCCGTTCTTCCAGGTGGCTGTTGGCCGCGTCGAGCGCCGCCTGGGCGCGGGCGCGCTCGGCGACCTCCTGCTGGGCCTGACCGTAGAGCTGGGCATTCTCGACGGCCGAACCGGCGCGGCGGGCCACTTCCAGGGCAAAGGCGAGGTCGCTCTCGGTGTAGGCCTGCTCCAGCCGGGTACGGGCCATGCCCAGCACCCCGACGCTGCGGCCGCCCGCCTGCATCGGCACGGTGATCACCGAGCGCAGCTGAAGGCGGCGCACGTCGTCTTTCCACTCCTGCGGCTGCGGCAGCACGTCGTACATCTCGTCGGTGATGGTCGGCACCAGTTCCGGCACGCCGGTCAGAAACACCCGCCCGGTGCCGTTGTCTTCATCGATCTGCACCGGATTGCGCTCGATGAAGGCCTGCAAGAATGCCACCATCTGCGGGTCCTGGTGCACCACCGTCACCGGGACCAGCAGGTTGTCTGCCGAGGGCAGATAAATGGCGCACCAATCGGTCAGGCGCGGCACGGTGAGCCGGGCGATGCTGCCGAGCGTCTCGGTGAGTTCCAGCGAGCGGCTCAGAATCTCGCTGGCCTGCGCCAGAAACGAGAGCTGATCGTTGAGCCGCTGGGCGTCGTGCAGCGCCTGGCTGCGCTGCAGTGCCTGGGCGCACTGGCTCGACAGCGAGAGCAGAAACATCCGGTCGGCCGGGCTGAACGAGCGCTGCACCGTGAAGGTGAGCAGCAGCACCCCCAGGGTCTGCTCGCGGACCATCAGCGGCAGCGCCACCAGACTTCCGGAAAAGTGCTGCAGCACCTCGGCCAGCGCCGGGTACTCGGCGACCGCCTGCCGCTGATTTTCGACGAACAGCGCGGTCCGGGATTTGAAGGCGGCGGTCGAGGGGGTGTGGAGGTGCAGCGGCAGGGTGCGCCAGGGCGCGAGTTCCTCGGGGCGGTAGCCGGAAAAGCCCACCACGTTCAGGGCCTCGCCGCCGGCCGAGACCAGCATCACCGACCCGGCCGAAGCGCCCAGCGCCTCGATGCCCTGGTCGACGACCGCCTGCGTGACTTCATGCGGCGAGCGGGCCGCTTCGAGCGCCTGGGTCACCCGCCACCAGGCCCGGATGTGGTGTTCGGCTGCCGCACCCAGCTCCGAGGGGCTCACCTGCTCGTTCGTTTCAAAGTGAGCCATGCTTTCAGCATAAGCCGTGAGCGGCCCGACCACCTTGAGCGTTTTCAGGCCGATGCACCCGGCGGGCCGGTGACTTTACTGACCGCCGTTCTGGATGAAGCAGGCCTTGGGCTTGCCGGGCACCGGGTCCGAGCCCCATTCGGCCACGGTGCAGTTGAAGCCGTCACTGGTGAGGCCCGAGAGGTAACGGCCGTCGGCACCGAAGGCTACCCGCTTCTGGCCGCTGAACTTGCAGCTGCCCCCCTCCCGCGCGCAGAACGTGTATCCGGCCGGGCCGACCGGCGTGGCGGCGCTGGCCGGCGGCGTGGGCGTGACGGCTTTGGGCGTGACCGGCGTGCTGGCCCCGGCCACCTTGACGCCGAGTTTCTGGAGAGCGGCGGGGAGGTTGATGAGGCCGTAGCCGGTGTTGTTGTTTTTCTGGCCGTTGTTGGAGGCGCTCTGGTAAAGGGCGTTCTTGATGGTGTCCACACTGCTGCCGGGTTTGGCCCCCAGCATCACCGCCACCGCCCCCGCCGTGATCGGCGCGGCCTGAGACGACCCCGACAGCGAGCCGTACCTCCCGCCTGGGAAGCTGCTGGTGATCGCCACCCCCGGTGCCGCCACATCCGGCTTGACGAACGTCCCGTTGTACGCCCCGGTCCAGGCCACTGGTCCACGTGAACTGAACGAAGCGACCTGGTTGTTCTGATCCACGGCACCGACGCCGATGACATCGGGGATGTTGCCGGGACTGCCGGTGCTGCCGGCAGTGGGACCGAAGTTGCCGATGGCGAACACCGGCACCACCCCGGCCTTGAGCATGTTCTTGACCGGCACCACAAACTCCTGATACGTCCCTGGTAGACCCAGACTCATGCTGACGACGTTGGCGCCGTCGTTGGTGTCGGCGTTGTTGTCGGGGTCGAGCACCCACTGCATCCCGGCGATCACCTGAGCAAACGTGCCTTCGCCATTAGGGAGCACCAGGGCGCTGATGAGTTTGGCGTCGGGGGCCACACCGACGGTGTTGCCCACCAGCAAGCCCGCCGTGTGCGTCCCATGCTGCGCGCTGTCATGCGGGCTGCTCTGTACCCGGTTGCCGTCCGCGCCGAACTCCGCAAACGCCGCCACCTTCCCGCGCAACTCCGGGTGTGTGGCGTCCACGCCTGTATCGAGCTGCCCGATTCTCACCCCCTGGCCTCTCAGGCCGGCGTTGCGGGTCTGCACCGCGCCCACCGCTTGCAGGTGGGCCGGCGCTTTGGCGGTGCTCTGCGCCTTGGCTTTGGGGGCCGGAAGATTCACCCTGAAGTTCTCGAAGATCTCGTCGACGATGGGCAAGCTGGCCAGCACCCGGGCCTGAACCGGGGAGAGCTTGAGGTAGATCGACTGGTCCAGCCACAGCTGCACGCCGTTTTTCTTGAGCGCTTCGTTGACGAAGCCGGCGGCGGGGCCGAGCTTGGCCAGGCTGGTTTGCAGCTGCGCGCGGAGGTTGGCGAAGAGCTGACGGCCCTGGGCGTTGTTGGCGACGCTGAAGCGCACGATGACGCCGATGGGGGTGTTGTCGTTGGCCCGGGCCTTGGCGAGCAGCGACGGTGAGAGTCGGCCGGCCGAGGCGGTGCTGGCGGCGGCCAGGCTGAGCGCCGCGCCCAGCAGCAGTACGGAACGTTTCATCATGCCCGCAGCCTAGGCTCGGGCGGATGACGCCCCCTGAAGTTCCCCTAAAGAAGCGTGAAGGGACCCTACTCCAGCCCCACTACGCCAGCTTGGTGCCCACATGCACAGCCGCGATGCCGAACGTCAGCAGCTGAACGCGGGTGCGAAACCCGGTGGCGTGCATCATCCGGGCCAGCCGCGCCGGGTCGGGAAAGGCCAGCACGCTCTCGGGCAGGTAGGTGTAGGCCCCGGCGTTGCCGCTGATCAGCGCGCCGATGCGCGGCAGCACCTGCCGGAAGTAGAAGCGGAAGACCCGCCCGAACACCCCTTCGGCTGGCGGCGGAAACTCCAGGATCACCAGCCGCCCGCCGGGGGTGAGCACCCGCCAGAACTCGGCCAGGCCGCGCTGGTAATCGGCGAAGTTGCGAAAGCCGAACGCGCAGGTCAGGCTCTCGAAGCTGGCGTCGGGATACGGCAGCTTCAGGGCGTCGCCTTCCTCGAACGAGATCTCCAGGTGGCGGGCCTGGGCCTTGCGCCGCCCGATGTCGAGCATCTGCGGCACGAAGTCCGAGGCGGTGACCTGCGTTTCAGGCGAGCGGCGCTTGAGTTCCAGGGCGAAGTCGCCGGTGCCGGTGGCCACGTCGAGCAGGGTGGTGGGACTCAGCAGCAGCGCTTCGCGGGCCGCTGCCCGGCGCCAGCTTTTGTCCACGCCCAGGCTCAGCACCCGGTTGAGCAGGTCGTAGCGCGGCGCGATGCTGGCAAACATCCGCTGCACGCTCTCGGCTTTGTCCTGCTTGTCGCCCACGCGGGGAATGTCGCTGCGGCGGGGCGCAGCCTGCGGCTCGGGAGCGGGCGTCATAACCGTCATGATAGCGGGGAGCGCGGCGGGGGCGCTGTGTGACGGGCAACCGGAGCGGCGCCACAATCCGTACTAGACTGACGGCTGAGTCCATCCTCTTTGAACGGACTCGTTTTTCTCCAACGGTTTAAGGCGGGTTTGACCGCGGGCGTCAGGCAGGAACGCTGACGGCGCGGTGAAGCCTTCGCCGCAGTAACGTGATCTGCCGGGGCCGGTTTTTCGTCGCCAAGACCTTTTTTCGTCGCTTGTGCGGGCGTGCCGAACGTTGACGCCGCCCGAGCGCCAAAGAAACAGTTGTAACGTGGAGGGCCGCCGCCGCAGGTCGAACACCACCCAAAGGAGCCACTATGACCATCTTTTTTGTCATCCTGGCGCTCCTGGTCGGTTTGATGGGCGGCTACGTGGTCGGGTTTCCGCGTGGACGCCAGCAGCGGCAGGTGCTGGAAGACGGCGCGGCGCGTGAAGCGCAGGCCGAAGCGGAGCGGATTCGCTCGGCCGCAGTGGCCGAAGTCGGCCGCCTGCGCCAGGAAGCCGAAGCCGAAGCTGCCCGCAGCCGTCAGGACGCCGAGCGCCAGCGCACCGAGGCCAGCAAACTGGTTCAGGACGCCTCCGAACGCGCCGCCCAGATGATCTTGCAGGCCACCGCCCAGCGAGACCAGATCGCCCAGGACGCCCAGCGCGACCGCGAGAGCCTCAAGTCCGAGCGCGCCGAGACCCGCCGCGAGCGCGAGGATTTGGGGCGCGAGATCGAGCGCCTCAACCGCCGCGCCGAGCAGCTCGACGCCCGTGGCGACCGCCTCGACCAGATCGAGGAGCGCCTCGAACACCACCAGGAGCGCCTGGACGCCGAGGAGCGCGTCTTGCAGGACCGGGCGCGGCAGGCCGAACTCAAGCTCTACGAGGTGGCCGGCCTCAGCGCCGAGCAGGCCCGCGAGCAGATTCTTACGCGCCTCGACGCCGAACTCGAGGAGGAAAAGGCCATCCGCGTCAAGGCCATGACCGAGCGGGCCAGCGCCGAGGCGCGGCGCACCGCCCGCCACGTCATCGCCCAGGCGATTCAGCGCAGCGCCTCCGAGACTTCGGCCGCCATGAGCGTCAGTGTGGTGCCGATTCCGAGCGACGCGATGAAAGGCCGCATCATCGGGCGCGAGGGGCGCAACATCCGCGCCTTCGAGAGCCTCACCGGGGTGGACCTGATCATCGACGACACGCCGGAAGCGGTGATTCTCAGCTCGTTCAACCCGGTGCGCCGTGAGGTCGCCAAGCACGTCCTCGAAGCGCTGGTGCAGGACGGGCGCATTCACCCCACCCGCATCGAGGAAATGGTCCACAAGGCCCAGGACGAGATGAAGGCCTTCATTCACGCCCAGGGCGAGGAAGCGGCCATCGAAGCGGGCGTGGTGGGCCTCAAGCCCGGCATCATGCAGCTTCTCGGGCGGATGTACTTCCGCACCAGTTACGGCCAGAACGTCCTCAAGCACTCGGTGCAGGTGGCGCACCTGACCGGCATCATGGCCGCCGAACTCGGCCTCGACGCTTCCCTGGCCCGCCGCGCCGGGCTGATGCACGACGTGGGCAAGAGCATCGACCGCGAGATCGAGGGCACCCACGTCGACATCGGCATCAATCTGGCCCGGCGCTTTTCCGAGCCGCTGG encodes the following:
- the ubiE gene encoding bifunctional demethylmenaquinone methyltransferase/2-methoxy-6-polyprenyl-1,4-benzoquinol methylase UbiE; amino-acid sequence: MTPAPEPQAAPRRSDIPRVGDKQDKAESVQRMFASIAPRYDLLNRVLSLGVDKSWRRAAAREALLLSPTTLLDVATGTGDFALELKRRSPETQVTASDFVPQMLDIGRRKAQARHLEISFEEGDALKLPYPDASFESLTCAFGFRNFADYQRGLAEFWRVLTPGGRLVILEFPPPAEGVFGRVFRFYFRQVLPRIGALISGNAGAYTYLPESVLAFPDPARLARMMHATGFRTRVQLLTFGIAAVHVGTKLA
- a CDS encoding FAD-binding oxidoreductase gives rise to the protein MNPDALQALRARFGEQLSTAPAVLETHGRDESHPEVVPPHAVLFARSEADICAALALARQYRFPVTPFAAGSSLEGQVIPVRGGLSLDVNGLSEVLAIHPSGFQATVQPGVTYPALNRRLRPHGLFFPVDPGAEATLGGMASTNASGTAALRYGTTRDNVLELRVALLDGRVIRVGSKARKTSAGYDLKNLFIGAEGTLGIITELTVKLHPLPAEVAVLRCHFASIEQAAVCAASIMAAALQPERLELMDEHELHAVNRHKGTAYPEAPTLWIELAASTAAGLGEALHLCQEVCREAGAQGLEVASSAAERQQLWEARHHAYYAMCALYPEDERLNTDLCVPLHRLAEMIAFTRARCDQRGLQGSVVGHVGDGNFHVLFHARPEDQESWNKIHATYDEMVDRALQLGGTCSGEHGIGLHKQRYLQREHGDTLDLMRGVKALFDPEGLLNPGKIFSPAPEKALM
- a CDS encoding amino acid ABC transporter permease gives rise to the protein MDFDLIRQNLPFLLQGAGMTLKITALSLFFGVLLGTLVALARLAPLKWLSALALAYIELVRGTPLLVQIFLIFFGLPQLLQQPINEFLAGVIAFSINSSAYVAEIVRSGIQGVARGQTEASLSIGFSPTETLRYIVLPQAFTRVLPPLVNEAISLLKNSSLLSAIAIVELTRSGQLVASRTYKPFEMYLAVSVIYLLMTLLLSFVARRMEARWQVR
- a CDS encoding amino acid ABC transporter ATP-binding protein; the encoded protein is MTDILQIQGVSKWFGSLQVLKNVNLNVAAGQKIVVIGPSGSGKSTLIRCVNKLEAFQQGEIYVGGQALSGVRRMEAVRRDVGMVFQQFNLFPHLSILKNVTLGPIKLRGLPAPEAEQRALELLARVGIEEQAGKYPAQLSGGQQQRVAIARALAMDPKVMLFDEPTSALDPEMVGEVLDVMRDLARGGMTMIVVTHEMGFAREVADRVVFMDKGELLEDAPPAEFFAAPRLERTRTFLQRVAHH
- a CDS encoding ATP-binding protein; this translates as MAHFETNEQVSPSELGAAAEHHIRAWWRVTQALEAARSPHEVTQAVVDQGIEALGASAGSVMLVSAGGEALNVVGFSGYRPEELAPWRTLPLHLHTPSTAAFKSRTALFVENQRQAVAEYPALAEVLQHFSGSLVALPLMVREQTLGVLLLTFTVQRSFSPADRMFLLSLSSQCAQALQRSQALHDAQRLNDQLSFLAQASEILSRSLELTETLGSIARLTVPRLTDWCAIYLPSADNLLVPVTVVHQDPQMVAFLQAFIERNPVQIDEDNGTGRVFLTGVPELVPTITDEMYDVLPQPQEWKDDVRRLQLRSVITVPMQAGGRSVGVLGMARTRLEQAYTESDLAFALEVARRAGSAVENAQLYGQAQQEVAERARAQAALDAANSHLEERVLERTRELEEVNADLEAFAYSASHDLRTPMRHIISFSELLSRRLGPDDERSHTMLAQIQQAAGRMNATIDGLLDLSRGSRLQMNKAQVNLDALLQETVQSLIFVTAGRDIEWRFAPLPTVEGDRALLRLVLQNLLDNALKYTRRQARPVIEVSSRRQGDEQIVTVKDNGVGFDPQYAHKLFGAFQRLHHPGDFEGTGIGLANVRRIVSRHGGRVWAESGPDAGASFSFSLPLSAPD
- a CDS encoding helix-turn-helix domain-containing protein, producing MALGTAAQAEVHIGARLRAARKHKRLTLEQVVQQTGLDKSFLSRLERDLATPSVATLVKVCAALGIRPGELFGPPQSRLTRAADAPAVNFGGVGVQERLLSQGLSGEVMVLRSLIAPGGHGGEELYTLDADVTFVTVLRGRLEVIIEDAHYFLDEGDSITLSSRIPHNWRNPEAREVEVLWVTSPFL
- the rny gene encoding ribonuclease Y; its protein translation is MTIFFVILALLVGLMGGYVVGFPRGRQQRQVLEDGAAREAQAEAERIRSAAVAEVGRLRQEAEAEAARSRQDAERQRTEASKLVQDASERAAQMILQATAQRDQIAQDAQRDRESLKSERAETRREREDLGREIERLNRRAEQLDARGDRLDQIEERLEHHQERLDAEERVLQDRARQAELKLYEVAGLSAEQAREQILTRLDAELEEEKAIRVKAMTERASAEARRTARHVIAQAIQRSASETSAAMSVSVVPIPSDAMKGRIIGREGRNIRAFESLTGVDLIIDDTPEAVILSSFNPVRREVAKHVLEALVQDGRIHPTRIEEMVHKAQDEMKAFIHAQGEEAAIEAGVVGLKPGIMQLLGRMYFRTSYGQNVLKHSVQVAHLTGIMAAELGLDASLARRAGLMHDVGKSIDREIEGTHVDIGINLARRFSEPLEVIDAIAHHHDPENGETLYSVLVAAADAISAARPGARREELESYIKRLEALEQIAVSFPGVNSAYAIQAGREVRVIVEPDKVSDAQATLLAREIAGRVEQDMEYPGQVQVTVVRELRATEYAK
- a CDS encoding S8 family peptidase, whose translation is MKRSVLLLGAALSLAAASTASAGRLSPSLLAKARANDNTPIGVIVRFSVANNAQGRQLFANLRAQLQTSLAKLGPAAGFVNEALKKNGVQLWLDQSIYLKLSPVQARVLASLPIVDEIFENFRVNLPAPKAKAQSTAKAPAHLQAVGAVQTRNAGLRGQGVRIGQLDTGVDATHPELRGKVAAFAEFGADGNRVQSSPHDSAQHGTHTAGLLVGNTVGVAPDAKLISALVLPNGEGTFAQVIAGMQWVLDPDNNADTNDGANVVSMSLGLPGTYQEFVVPVKNMLKAGVVPVFAIGNFGPTAGSTGSPGNIPDVIGVGAVDQNNQVASFSSRGPVAWTGAYNGTFVKPDVAAPGVAITSSFPGGRYGSLSGSSQAAPITAGAVAVMLGAKPGSSVDTIKNALYQSASNNGQKNNNTGYGLINLPAALQKLGVKVAGASTPVTPKAVTPTPPASAATPVGPAGYTFCAREGGSCKFSGQKRVAFGADGRYLSGLTSDGFNCTVAEWGSDPVPGKPKACFIQNGGQ
- a CDS encoding basic amino acid ABC transporter substrate-binding protein, with the translated sequence MNKMLICAALSCFALAAQATAASCLADVKAGGLSVVTSPDYPPFESLDKSNKIVGFDIDLINLVGQQMGVKVNVVGQSFDGLIPSLLARKADLVAAGITITDERKKSVAFSLPYISGPNAIVVRKETTGIKKLADLAGKSVAVQLGTAQEKLVGDVKGANVKSYNLYTDAALAVQTRQADAMVLHKTVADTFVKIYPDLKIVGTLGSLRTAFAMRKDCADLTNRVNAALIQLRNSGEMDKLVTKWFK
- a CDS encoding PLP-dependent aminotransferase family protein; amino-acid sequence: MLKSVQTSLAEGVIELGVGHPTLQMLPLRELQQASAHRFAQDDPSFLQYGAELGDGPLRQVLAQFLGRQYGLPVAAQELLISGGVSQALDLVCAMFTRPGDTVFVEDPTYFLALGIFRDHQLRVVGLPMDGGGLNVEALPALIAEHRPRLLYTIPTHQNPSGTTLSLERREALVRLAQQHDFMVVADEVYHLLTYGEAPPPPFSAWVGSGQVLSLGSFSKILAPGLRLGWIHGLPGHLERLAANGVIASGGGLSPLSAALARSAIELRLLDPYLEQLRATFRERARALGEALETLAPLGLSFQAPQGGYFIWITLPPGVDSAALLEEAVRVGVRFQPGNRFSPGEMQGRHARLCFAYYGEDELREGVRRLGQALERLLASP